TCAACCAAATGGCCCATGATTGGCATCATGTATGGGCATCTTTCCTTCACACTCCAGAGTCAGCGCCTCACAAAATTTCATGGCCCATGGATTCTCCATCTTAAGAGATTCATGGTGAGAGATCATGGTTTGATCTCAATCGTGGTCAAGAAAAACATACTTTGGGCCAgcggaagaggctcaaacttgaTTGAGGGTGATGAAgatcgttcatcttcacaaaGGTGAAGAATTTCTTTGGAGTCATACTCTTCGGAAGTGGCAGATTTTGCAACCTCAATGAGATACGATCGTACGATATGAGCGGAGATACATGCATCATCTTCTCGAGTGGATTTTACTAGGGATGAGGCTTCACCATAGGATTTTCCAAATAAGAGGTAGCGATGGCAGAAGCGATTTCtctaagcttttcatctaggctcccttGAGATCTATTGTGAAGTTTTTCTAGCAAgtagcctaggagaagatcaaaattgaGGATATTCTACCTTCAACCGCGCCTCACCGAAAACCTCATCGCCCTCGCCTGTACCCGTACCCGAACCCACACCATGCCTACCCCGGTCCATGACAAGAGGGTGGCCACGTACACCCGCTTCTCCCCCTATTTGGCCAGCCCGCTACCCATAAACCCTAGCCGTGGCGCCCGGATGTGTGCCACTTGTCCATGGCATAGACGCCAAGAATCTCCGGCCATTCCCGAGACCAAATCCTAGTGGCCGGCCCTATTATTCCCCTAGCTGCCACTCCCACAAAACCCTATATCCCTTTGTGTTTCCCCTTTTCCCCAATCCATCACCGCTACACACGATAGAGAGAGCAAGAAGAGGTGGAAGAGGAGAGGACGAAGAAGCTATTGAGACTACAACCACTTGGGGAGCTCTGCTACACAACTCCGCATGTATGGCTACACTGACAAAGCCGCGCGGCACGGCACAACATCTCTTCGCCTTCACCGACTTGCCATCACACCGAGACACCTCACCATCGAGCTTGCCAGTAAGCCACAACCATCGCCGTCTCCCTCCTACTACCGGCCAAGACCGATGACCCCTTCGTAGCCGAGCCATAGAACTCCCCATCCCGTCTTCTTCGCTTGCAAGGACCTGTCTCGCCACCGCTCACCTGTAGCCAACGTCGCCACATCACCACGCGGGTCTTGCCATGGGCCTGGGATGTCAGGGCCCCGCGAGAATGGCACGGCCACATCATGGCCCTGAGTTGCCAGGAAACCGCGCGTGAACGTGTCCCTAAGGCTGTGGCTTTGTCTTCAATGATGGAGTACCATCATCGTTCCGGCCGCCGTGCCTAGTCACTGTCGCGTCGCGGCCCTAGGGTGCAAGGAGCCCGTGGGCAAGCAAGTGCACCGACCTGGCAGGCCTAAAGACTAGGCCTTTGGCATTGCCTCGCATCGCCGTGCCCCAATCTCGCCTTGGTGCAGTGACAGCGCAGCGAGCCCCACAACGACACGACGTCGTAGCGTGGCTCATGAGAGTGCCTCTACGGCATTTCGCCGCACTGAATCGGGCTGGCCGCATCGCATCTAGCGTGTGGTTGACACACGGACCCCACTTGGCAGTCAGAGGGGGAGGGAAGAGAGGCGTGTGATAGCCAAGCTAGCCCTTTTAGTATATCAACCAACTAACTTAGCAGGTGTAAGCTGGATATGATAAGATAAGATAATCACCAGCAATGACGGTTTGGCACAGGAACTCTAAACCTTAGAGCGTTGAGCAACCGGGAGAACAACGAGTAAGAAAGGACATGCACTTCTCAAATGTGCATTTGTTACTTTGTTTTTTAGCACCTCCACTATTAGATAACAAAAGGCGTGATGAGCTAGCTTGGGACACAAGGTATTGCACCATTTGCTTTGATAAAAATTAGTTCAACCGCACATTCAGGtctcacacacaaaaaaaaactaactttTAAATGTGCAGTGGATATATGGCACCTGAATATGCGGTTCTTGGATATGTATCCACCAAGTCTGATGTCTTTAGCTTTGGAGTGATTATCCTGGAAACTGTGACCGGAAGAAGAAACACTTCATCGGGAACAATGATGGCTCAGCATCGATTAAGCTATGTGAGTCTTTAACTATTAGCAATATTTTCAGCAGTATCGCTATTATACACCTTAGTTGTAGCGGTTATCCCCCAATAGTCAAAATATCGACCAAAGTGACGCCGAATATAACatagggcctgtttgggacCGCGTCGGCGTCGCTtatgagctgaatatgcggaATAATCCCACCGAACGGCCTGCGACAAACGCGCgtacgccggccgccggcaacGCAAAACGCCGAGAAATGAACTGCGTGTGGGAGAATTGCAGAAGCGGCCTCGGAGCTGCGTTGGGCTTATACGCATTGCGATTTTCACGCCTGCGGTCCCAAATAGGCCTATAATCTGTCTCAATACTTCAGTAACTCAGTTGGGTATAGCAACATCTAAGGTGTAGAATAGCGCATGGGTATTTTTCAGTTACTAAGGCCACCACTAGTGGAGTCTGAAATCGAACAACAGCATATGAAAACCGAACATTACACGCTGTGGGAGTCGACTCCTCGTTGTCAGAGGTAGAAATCGACCTCCGAACAGGGTTCCACGTGAGCGAATAAAAAAGTGAATTCATGCACTCCGCCCATACACTTGCGCACATGCCGAGGGTGCCGCGTCCGAAGGAATAGctgagagcaagtattatagtggGCTAAAAGCAAGCTGAATGATGAGGTGGAGGAAAtagaagaggagagagaaagggagtggGTTGTAAGCTTGCAGCCAGCTTTGACACAAGAACCAAGAAAGTTTGTGAGATAGACAAGTGTGTCATATATTAATGGTGGGGAGCTAAACCACTATACAAGTGGACTGAAAGATGAGCTATAAAGAGTCTTGCAGCTAGCAATGGGCTAAATTATTAGCCTTACTCTGATGGAGTCAAAAATCGACGTAGCACTGGAGCTGGCCTTAATAAAGTTGGGTATAATAATAGTTTTGTGATTTCCTCTTCGTGCTCAGGTCTGGGAAAACTGGACGAGAGGAACGATTACAGAGACAGTTGATCCATCGTTGCAACATAGTTGTGCTGAAAACATGATTCTCAAGTGCATGCACATTGAGTCTATTATGTGTTCAAGAAAATCCAAGCGATAGACCCAACATGTCCGATGTGATCCTAATGCTTCTTGGAAGGCCTGCATTTCTCTTTAGGTTGGACGACACAAATCAATCCCATCTTGAAGGTGCAGCTGACCTGCCAAGGCGCTCAAACAAATCAAATTTATCACTCAATAAGGTGACGATCACAGAACTTGAACCGAGGTAGCTGGCCCCGATTACCAATTATTCAGTTACAATAGGATACGTGGAACATTGTTATTTAAGAAGACTAGAAGAGTGTGCATAGTAGTATAAACATTTGCAAATAGGATAAGTTTTATTACTAATCATTTAGCTTAAGGAACTAATATAGAGCAGGTAGTATATACATGGGACCGTCTATGGACGTTCGAGGGGATGGTGTCATTcttgttcagacttcagaggctGTCGAAGAAATAGGACCGCTATTTTCCATCTTCTCCTCTTCTGTTCTTTAATCGTGTGGCATCAACTGGGAACAAGGAGTTGCTCTGTGCGTGGGTCCTGGTGATCAGGCGTGGAATGGAGGGATTTAATGGATTTGATGCTTTGAAACTTGAGGAATTTTACAGCAAAGAAATTAGACAATTCTGTGAAATATACTCCCCTTGAGTACATTTATGGGACCCTACATTTATACTGCAGTAATGCATGGATAATCTGCATCCTTAATATCCTTCCACGAGTTGATATTTTTCCGGCATAAAACACACCACCCTTTTGCACCCTAACTCACCTGGCGCGCGATGTTCAAGCAGGGCCGCATGGAGGAGGAGCAAAGTGAGGAAGAAGACTAGAAGAGGAGCAGGAAAGCGATGACggagaggaagagaaggaaAGCGACGAGGATGAGAGAGCGACTTGGATACGCCATGCCACTTGGAGGAACTCGTGTTCATTAGTATTTTGCAAATCTGGTTTCTAATCCATCGTCATATGTCCAAAATAAAACTATTTTATTCGACACTTCAGTGAAATAGTACAGCCCCCACCTTTTCATTCACTGTTCACATACACTGCCAAGTGGACCCTGAGGTCCAGAACCAAAAATTACAGGATATAAACACACCAAACTTGATCTGTCTGTTAACCCTTGTTGGCTCTCAACCACAATGATCGCTTGATTAATTTTTAGCGAACTGAGTACAACTCGGAACTCAACCTTCTTTGTAATAGAACTCAACCTTCTCTTTTAgtctttttttcaaaattttatttattttaggtttTAACAGACGCAATTCTTTTAATAGTACTGTGCCCCTAGATATAACGTACGATAACAAAAACTATAAATGTAGAGAAGTTAAAACAACTAACAAAAGCTATAACGCCTGTCAACAATGCAACACCTGTGATAACTTCGTTAATCTCAAGGTCTGCCAACTCAATCACCCGTGGGTAGAGTTGTGTTCTGTAAGTGTGCATGCGTGTATTAGGCTTACCATGTTTAAAGACAAATGTGTTAATTGCACTGTCGCGTCGATCACCCTGCTCACGACACTCTGGATCTTTGTGCTTTGTCTTCTAACCAAATAACAGGGCCCAATGTATGTTTCTTCAGGGCAAGAAAGCACCTTAGCTTTCGATAGTAAAGAAAAGCGAAACAAAGCATAGATAATTGAACAAAATATCAATTGCGCTCGCTTTCACTACCGGATGCACTGTACCAATCGAGAGCCAGCCAGACCTGTATGCCTGCCTCTCAATCAGCTCTCATGCTAAACAAGAGTGCCTCGCCTGCAAATCAAGCTGCCTCTCCCACCTCCACACTTGCTGGAAACGTCCCCATAATCTCTGATCTCAGCTGCATCAGCAATCTACCTAAGTAATTCAAACCTTCGCCCTCACGCCCACCGCCCCAAAATAAATCATGGGGCGATGCCTCAACAAGAACTGAGCCAGCCGTCGACAACAACATATTAGTCAGACCAGGGTAGGTTGAAAATTTGTGTTTGATAGCTCTGTACATCACATCAATTTTTGTAGTCTCCCAGTCTATCCGTACCTGAAAAGCAAAggtaatttaaaataatagtacAGTTTACATAAACAAGCAAGTGTGTGAAAATAAATAAGTTATACATAGTTTTGCTATGTTTACATGCATAGCAAAAGCTATGTATCTAACAAAGCtaaaacaaactaaaatttggaacggaggtagTACTAGTCATTGTTAAAATGTAAAGTGTACTAATAATAACTGACAAGCCATGTCTTTTAAAAGACGAGGTAATTGCTGGCATATAGGGTAATAGGACCTATGCCCCTACAGCTAATCCCTGTAAATACAGCGTGGAGATATTTTGCAACAAGCAATCCATAGTGTAGTGAACTTCAACAGGTGGAAAGTATGTATAATGAAAGTCCCAGCGCGATGCCATAATTTTGCTCTTAAATTAGCTAGTGCATAATGTAATTGGTAAAACATTTATAACCTATAAAGTAAGGTTCAATAagtaaattttgatggcattatAATGGACTTGTCAGACAGAAGCATCATTGTTTTCAAGTGTGGTTATGTTATTAGATTTGCAAATAATGCTTTTACAAGTACCAAATGGTAAGTGGAGGTGCTGAAGCTGATACTAGATACATAAGCACCTCTTTCTAGAATATCTTTCATCAGAAGGATAATAACATGTTTTGTTAGGGTACACTAATCAAGAGGTCCCTTCATCTCTTCCCACTACAGTCAGGTACAATGAAAGCATAATATTCAGACATACCAGTTCAGGGAACTGCTTTTGTCGGGTCCTTCCTATTCTAGCAGCCTCTTCAGGACTCTTTGCCAGCTTTATTTCATGGACAATGGTTCTTGCTTGAGGATTGTCGACACCAACAAATTTATGAGCCTGAAAAATAAATTATGGGTTTATAGACAGTCCAAACGATGACAGAGCACCATTATAAAGAAAATGGTGCTGCATTTTGTCCAAGAATTCCTTCCCATAGCAAAGCAGATAGGCACACACACATagtaacaaagaaaagaagacaAACCTGGTAATAGTGTTCCACTGTTGGCCACATGAAAGAATCTCCATTTTCATCAGGCATGTGAATTGGATGAGAAGAAAAGTTAGAGAAAGCCCCAAAGGTATCCCAAGTCTTATAGAAGGAAATAATATTTGTTTCATATGGAGAAATTTCTGGATCAACCGAGGGTATTTCGTCCATAGATGGTATAACAGGTGAAAGATCGGGAATGGGTTGGATATATCCACTCATGAGCATGTCCCTGTCGATCTGCATTTTTACAAGAAAATCTATTTACTATGTCACAAGAAAAATCCCAAGTCTTATTTACAAGAAGAGCTGTGTGTTAGAGGGGGGAAAAATGGGCACTGATAGAGGAGAAATACTGGGAGAGAGTTGCAAAATAAAATGCATATTAATAAAATTGTGATATAGGTCTATTAGTTTCACTGATATCCCTAGAGTGAAATGTATCTAGACTAGAACAAGAGCTAACCTGCTCGTATGAGTGATCAATTAAATTAATCGCCTGGGTCATTTGACTCATCCCTAATTCACCAACTGGCGTTGGTGCATTTAATCCCCCAATTATTTTTGGAGCCATAAATACACAGACCTGCCAAAGGATGCAAATTCACGATTGTAAGTTATGATCTATATCTACTACATAACAATCGCATGATGAAATGAAGTGAAATTCAAATAAATATAAGAAAACCAATAAACAATAATAGTGGATCTGATGATATTCAGCATGCAAAAAAATGGTGAGCCTTCAGATACTCACATGTGATTTGAAAATAAGATATGTAAATAACAAAAGAAGAAATCTATTTTATCCATCCAATCATATACTATTTATCTGGTTTCATATTTCATTCCATTGATTTGCTAAATATAAATTATAAGTTACCATTAAAACCAGGAAACAACTAACTTAACGCAGCAAATGGACACAAGCATTATAAAAAATTTAGCAAGAAAGGTTTACCTTATGAATAACACTCGCAGATATAGCAGAAGCTGCTAAGGTCCCACCACATTCCCATAATACAGAAAGATAACCACGATCGTAACAATATGACATAACATCTCTAGGATTCAGCATGTCAAATTCTACTACTTCAACACCCTTCCTAGCAAGCTTCTTTTGAAAATCTCTCCGAGCACCTCTCTGAGTCGCAACAATTGTATAGGCATCATTAACATTCCATAGATTTGCTTCCTCAGGAAGGTTAAGAGACTGTGACATCACTATACGAACTGGAACGTGCCCCTCAACATGCCTTGCAGTTAATCGAGGATCTACAAGACAACCAAAAGACTTCTCTATATGAGCGAACACTATAAACTGCAGTTAATAGAATTTTGAATTATGTGGTTGCTACCATCAAAGCGCACTGTATTTCCACCAACAATAACAGCGTCACTTCTGCCACGCAATTCAAATACACGCCCTCTGGATGCTTTGCCACTGATCCAAGAAGCATGTCCACTACTTGCCGCTATTTTTCCTGACCATTAATAAAAGTGAAAAGAGATATAAGTTGAATGGTATCAATCAGTCATATATATTTATAATTATGTC
This window of the Panicum virgatum strain AP13 chromosome 1K, P.virgatum_v5, whole genome shotgun sequence genome carries:
- the LOC120701484 gene encoding riboflavin biosynthesis protein PYRR, chloroplastic-like — translated: MPPPPLGVAAPAPAPAATAPSFIHLALSTRCHVAAPRAAAAASVPASHSSHARDALLLHRAADVADRSAGLTSPHPNFGCVIARPRSETNSADSLVVGEGFLYAQGTPCAELLAAQEAGEHARGATAYLNLEPGDCYGDSTAVRTLVQAGITRVVVGLRHPLKHLRGKAIQALLSEGIQVDVVGEDLQNILFEEALKSCLIVNAPILYRAAFHVPFSVLKYAITADGKIAASSGHASWISGKASRGRVFELRGRSDAVIVGGNTVRFDDPRLTARHVEGHVPVRIVMSQSLNLPEEANLWNVNDAYTIVATQRGARRDFQKKLARKGVEVVEFDMLNPRDVMSYCYDRGYLSVLWECGGTLAASAISASVIHKVCVFMAPKIIGGLNAPTPVGELGMSQMTQAINLIDHSYEQIDRDMLMSGYIQPIPDLSPVIPSMDEIPSVDPEISPYETNIISFYKTWDTFGAFSNFSSHPIHMPDENGDSFMWPTVEHYYQAHKFVGVDNPQARTIVHEIKLAKSPEEAARIGRTRQKQFPELVRIDWETTKIDVMYRAIKHKFSTYPGLTNMLLSTAGSVLVEASPHDLFWGGGREGEGLNYLGRLLMQLRSEIMGTFPASVEVGEAA